One part of the Candidatus Kouleothrix ribensis genome encodes these proteins:
- a CDS encoding threonine/serine dehydratase has product MPQSKPITFADVLAARERLRGVAHTTPIITSRTLDRLAGRTVLLKCENLQRGGAFKFRGAYNTISQLPEGARRRGVLAFSSGNHAQGVALAAGLLGAPAVICMPNDAPAVKVDATRGYGAEVIFYDRRNDDREAFARRIADARGMTLVPPYDDPQIMAGAGTAALELIEQAPDLTAVLVPIGGGGLIAGSAIAIHGVSATTRVIGVEPADADDTRRSLAAGERVQITPPSTIADGLRVVTPGAQTFVIVQQHVAEIITVTDAMILDALRFALLRLKLVIEPSGAVPLAALLAGVLPAGPGPVGVIVSGGNIDPPMLAGLWPDQPAPGDG; this is encoded by the coding sequence ATGCCTCAGAGCAAGCCGATCACCTTTGCCGACGTGCTGGCCGCCCGTGAACGGCTGCGCGGCGTAGCCCATACTACGCCGATCATCACGTCGCGCACGCTCGACCGGCTGGCCGGCCGCACAGTGCTGTTGAAGTGCGAGAACCTGCAACGCGGCGGCGCGTTCAAGTTTCGCGGCGCCTACAACACGATCAGCCAGCTGCCCGAGGGCGCACGCCGGCGCGGCGTACTGGCATTTTCGTCGGGCAACCATGCCCAGGGCGTAGCGCTGGCGGCCGGGCTGCTGGGCGCCCCGGCGGTGATCTGTATGCCCAACGACGCCCCGGCCGTAAAGGTCGACGCGACCCGCGGCTATGGCGCCGAGGTAATCTTCTACGATCGGCGCAACGACGACCGCGAGGCGTTCGCGCGCCGGATCGCCGACGCGCGCGGCATGACCCTGGTGCCGCCCTACGACGACCCGCAGATCATGGCCGGCGCCGGAACCGCCGCGCTCGAGCTGATCGAGCAGGCGCCCGACCTTACGGCCGTGCTGGTGCCAATCGGTGGCGGCGGGCTGATTGCCGGCAGCGCAATTGCGATCCATGGCGTTAGTGCAACCACCCGTGTAATTGGCGTCGAGCCGGCCGATGCCGACGACACCCGCCGCTCGCTGGCGGCCGGCGAGCGCGTGCAGATTACGCCGCCTAGCACAATCGCCGATGGGCTGCGCGTGGTGACACCCGGTGCCCAGACATTCGTGATTGTGCAGCAGCACGTGGCCGAGATCATCACCGTGACAGACGCGATGATCCTCGACGCGCTGCGGTTTGCGCTGCTGCGGCTCAAGCTGGTGATCGAGCCGTCGGGAGCGGTGCCGCTCGCGGCCCTGCTGGCCGGTGTGCTGCCGGCCGGGCCTGGGCCGGTTGGCGTCATTGTAAGCGGCGGCAATATCGACCCGCCCATGCTGGCCGGGCTGTGGCCTGACCAGCCAGCACCAGGCGACGGTTGA
- a CDS encoding threonine/serine dehydratase, with protein sequence MPVTLTLATIEQARARIAPYVRHTPLLAPPALRGDLPGQLVLKLENLQVTGSFKARGVFNNLLQLEPAQRERGVIAASGGNHGAALAYGAWRLGMPATVFLPAGASDDRVARVAQWGARVIRHGASWDEAHARALAEAGATGQAYIHPFDAARTLEGQGTLGLELLDDVPALDCVLIAIGGGGLIAGMATAIKLRHPHVRVVGVEPAGAASMRFAIEAGYVAALPELHTFADTLAPRAVSQRTLDLTRRYVDQIVTVSDAQMLAAMRWLWAECNQLVEPAGAAVIAALQAGAIDIGGHQHPVALICGGNAAVENTFATYAPR encoded by the coding sequence ATGCCGGTGACACTGACATTAGCCACGATTGAGCAGGCCCGCGCTCGCATCGCCCCATATGTGCGGCATACACCGCTGCTGGCGCCGCCGGCCCTACGCGGCGATCTGCCGGGCCAGCTTGTGCTGAAGCTCGAGAACCTCCAGGTGACCGGCTCGTTCAAGGCACGCGGCGTGTTCAACAATTTACTCCAGCTCGAACCGGCCCAGCGCGAGCGCGGCGTGATCGCGGCTTCGGGCGGCAACCACGGCGCTGCGCTGGCCTACGGCGCCTGGCGGCTGGGCATGCCCGCAACCGTGTTCCTGCCAGCCGGCGCCAGCGACGACCGCGTGGCGCGCGTAGCACAGTGGGGCGCTCGAGTGATCCGCCACGGTGCAAGCTGGGACGAGGCGCACGCACGTGCGCTGGCCGAGGCCGGCGCAACTGGCCAGGCCTACATCCACCCGTTCGACGCAGCCCGCACACTCGAAGGCCAGGGTACACTCGGCCTCGAGCTGCTCGATGATGTGCCCGCACTCGATTGCGTGCTGATCGCGATCGGCGGCGGCGGCCTGATCGCCGGCATGGCCACCGCGATCAAGCTGCGCCACCCACACGTGCGCGTCGTCGGCGTCGAGCCGGCCGGCGCCGCTTCGATGCGCTTCGCGATCGAGGCGGGCTACGTGGCCGCACTGCCCGAGCTGCATACATTCGCCGACACACTCGCGCCACGCGCGGTGAGCCAGCGCACGCTCGATCTCACCCGGCGTTATGTCGATCAGATCGTCACTGTGAGCGATGCCCAGATGCTGGCGGCTATGCGCTGGCTGTGGGCCGAGTGCAACCAGCTGGTCGAGCCGGCCGGCGCGGCGGTGATCGCGGCCCTCCAGGCCGGCGCAATCGATATTGGCGGCCACCAGCACCCGGTGGCGCTGATCTGCGGTGGCAACGCCGCCGTCGAGAACACCTTCGCCACATACGCGCCGCGCTAA
- a CDS encoding NAD(P)H-binding protein, which produces MTRVLVTGGNGGLGREVVAQLHAAGYMVRVMSRSAAPAAAPAGLEWAVADLATGAGLSAALEGVDVVVHAASSPARNTRAVDVDGTRRLLKCAHQARVAHLVYVSIVGCDQVSLAYYRAKTAAEALVRDGGVPWSSVRATQFHSLIDGMLRRLARLPLFVVPPGLLLQPIDTCAAAARLAESVAAGPAGRLPDIGGPEVLRLGDMAREWLAAQGRLRRIIAMPLPGAVAAAVRRGILTCPGQHYGHVTWAEWLRASYATSELAGRPVGYSVQVDNHPRRK; this is translated from the coding sequence ATGACGCGTGTACTTGTGACGGGCGGCAACGGCGGGCTGGGGCGCGAGGTGGTGGCCCAGCTGCACGCGGCCGGGTATATGGTTCGGGTGATGAGCCGCAGCGCGGCCCCGGCGGCAGCGCCGGCCGGGCTAGAGTGGGCGGTGGCCGACCTTGCGACTGGCGCGGGCCTGAGCGCGGCGCTGGAAGGCGTTGATGTGGTGGTGCATGCCGCCAGCAGCCCGGCCAGAAACACGCGCGCGGTCGATGTCGATGGCACGCGCCGGCTGCTCAAGTGCGCGCACCAGGCCAGAGTTGCGCATCTGGTGTATGTATCGATCGTCGGCTGCGACCAGGTGTCACTCGCATATTACCGGGCCAAGACCGCCGCCGAGGCGCTGGTGCGTGACGGCGGCGTACCCTGGTCGAGCGTGCGCGCGACCCAGTTCCACAGTCTGATCGACGGCATGCTGCGGCGGCTGGCCCGGCTGCCGCTGTTCGTAGTGCCGCCCGGCCTGCTGCTCCAGCCGATTGACACCTGCGCGGCGGCTGCGCGCTTGGCCGAGAGCGTGGCGGCCGGGCCTGCGGGGCGCCTGCCCGACATCGGCGGGCCTGAGGTGCTGCGCCTGGGCGATATGGCCCGCGAGTGGCTGGCCGCGCAAGGCCGGCTGCGGCGGATCATCGCTATGCCGCTGCCCGGAGCGGTGGCGGCGGCCGTGCGGCGGGGCATCCTCACCTGCCCCGGCCAGCACTACGGCCATGTGACGTGGGCCGAGTGGCTGCGCGCCAGCTACGCCACATCCGAGCTTGCCGGTAGGCCGGTGGGCTACTCAGTACAGGTCGACAATCATCCTAGGAGAAAATGA
- a CDS encoding response regulator transcription factor has translation MGVMFLVVDDSQLYRTTFCMLLQSCWPDAQIGEAVDGSSALAMVAQQPWDAILLDYQLPTLSGGELIRLMRARVGSQGKQLAPLVLMSSQPDVAYFTRALGAVAFLPKPVGLAELRTTLAPYVHNRAPSQRANILLPGAASAQNEALVLPVRQAKPGAPPTLPSAPRAMRPAGAGQCHAAAHMDFDYAQPAAAVDDQRSLS, from the coding sequence ATGGGAGTAATGTTTCTGGTCGTCGACGATAGCCAACTCTACCGCACGACATTCTGTATGCTGTTGCAATCGTGCTGGCCCGATGCGCAGATTGGCGAGGCCGTCGATGGCAGCAGCGCGCTGGCGATGGTCGCTCAGCAGCCCTGGGATGCCATTCTGCTCGACTACCAGCTGCCAACGCTGAGTGGCGGCGAGCTCATCCGGCTGATGCGTGCGCGTGTTGGCTCGCAGGGCAAGCAGCTGGCGCCGCTCGTGCTCATGTCGAGCCAGCCCGACGTGGCATATTTCACACGCGCGCTCGGTGCGGTGGCATTTCTGCCCAAGCCGGTAGGGCTGGCCGAGCTGCGCACCACGCTGGCGCCGTATGTCCACAACCGGGCGCCGTCGCAGCGCGCGAACATACTGCTACCCGGCGCAGCGAGTGCGCAGAACGAAGCGCTTGTGCTACCGGTGCGCCAGGCCAAACCAGGCGCGCCACCCACGCTGCCGAGCGCTCCTCGGGCCATGAGGCCTGCCGGCGCCGGCCAGTGCCACGCCGCAGCGCATATGGATTTCGACTACGCGCAGCCAGCAGCTGCAGTCGACGATCAACGATCTCTTTCTTGA
- a CDS encoding Lrp/AsnC family transcriptional regulator, whose protein sequence is MGIIEELDNIDLQILTLLQDDGRMSNADIAQRVGLAPPTVLRRVKLLEERGYIRGYVALIDPLKLGLIVTAFIFVETSAGCDLVDVNQFLAELPGVQEVHRTIGEWCFLLKVRTSTPQVLEQVIYSQLRTHPHVRRTFTTLATSSTYETPALPLPAAKLAHSASIVEV, encoded by the coding sequence ATGGGCATAATCGAAGAGCTCGATAACATCGATCTTCAGATCCTCACGCTGCTGCAGGACGACGGGCGTATGTCGAATGCCGACATTGCGCAGCGGGTTGGCTTGGCCCCACCGACCGTGCTACGGCGGGTAAAGCTACTCGAAGAGCGCGGCTACATTCGCGGCTATGTTGCGCTGATCGATCCGCTCAAACTCGGGCTGATCGTCACCGCGTTCATTTTCGTCGAAACATCAGCCGGCTGCGATCTGGTCGATGTCAACCAGTTCCTGGCCGAGCTGCCGGGGGTGCAGGAAGTGCATCGCACGATCGGCGAGTGGTGCTTCCTGCTGAAGGTACGCACCAGCACCCCACAGGTGCTCGAGCAGGTGATCTACTCTCAGCTGCGCACGCACCCGCATGTGCGTCGCACCTTTACGACACTTGCGACATCATCGACATACGAGACACCCGCGCTACCGCTGCCGGCAGCCAAGCTTGCCCACAGCGCATCAATAGTGGAGGTATAA
- a CDS encoding MerR family transcriptional regulator codes for MLKIGDFSRLSRVSVKALRYYDEIGLLRPAYVDSFTSYRYYAADQLTRLNHILALKDLGFTLEQTIHLLDDARSPAQMHAILRVKQAEIQRHVADELGRLARIEARLRALEDEHALPADTIVVKRSVPQLVAAVRDSIASYPAIGTLYAEIAAYLGSQAAPAAGPSLAIWHDEEYREANIDAEAAVPIDRPLAGNRRVRIRELPAGATLACTVHHGSYDTLGRAYNALLGWITGSGYRMAGPIYEIYLHANQPIRQDDPTSITEIRMGVEREDRPDLEGAHP; via the coding sequence ATGCTCAAGATTGGCGACTTCTCGCGGCTGAGCCGCGTGTCGGTCAAAGCCCTACGCTACTACGACGAGATTGGCCTGCTCAGGCCGGCTTACGTCGATAGCTTCACGAGCTACCGCTACTACGCAGCAGACCAGCTCACGCGGCTCAACCACATCCTGGCACTCAAAGACCTTGGTTTCACGCTCGAGCAAACCATCCACTTGCTCGACGACGCGCGCTCCCCGGCGCAGATGCACGCGATCTTGCGCGTGAAGCAGGCCGAGATCCAGCGGCACGTCGCGGACGAGCTGGGCCGGCTGGCGCGCATCGAGGCGCGGCTACGCGCGCTCGAAGACGAGCACGCCCTGCCCGCCGACACAATCGTCGTCAAACGCAGTGTGCCCCAGCTAGTGGCGGCCGTGCGCGATAGCATCGCCAGCTACCCGGCGATCGGCACACTCTACGCCGAGATTGCCGCGTACCTGGGCAGCCAGGCCGCGCCGGCCGCCGGGCCAAGCCTGGCGATCTGGCACGACGAAGAGTACCGCGAGGCCAACATCGACGCCGAGGCCGCCGTCCCAATCGATCGGCCACTCGCCGGCAACCGGCGTGTGCGCATACGCGAGCTGCCGGCCGGCGCCACGCTGGCGTGTACCGTACACCACGGCAGCTACGATACACTCGGCCGGGCCTACAACGCGCTGCTGGGCTGGATCACCGGCAGTGGCTACCGCATGGCCGGGCCGATCTACGAGATCTATCTGCATGCTAACCAGCCGATCCGGCAAGACGACCCCACCAGCATCACCGAGATCCGCATGGGGGTCGAGCGCGAGGATCGGCCAGATCTGGAAGGAGCACATCCATGA
- a CDS encoding MFS transporter: MQPNTSAGIARRLIAVLFVAQCLGSAALIANIQVNPIIGARLGGSDAFAGVAGTLLLIGAAISAHVSGRFMQRFGRRPGLALGFGIGTGGMLLSGAGVVYGSFALFLLGVAIIGAARGAADQSRYAAADAMPPAQRARAISMVVFAGTIGAIAGPWLASSRGNLLGRLTSIPQAGTMWAGALLFGIACVLIITLLRPDPIALARRLAAPGEGTPQPNLPARSFGTILRQPAAQLALAAMVIGQATMVLVMSVTSLHMDHNHHGGDEISLVIMAHTIGMYGLSLVNGTVIDRLGRKVAIGIGVLALVSGSLIAPMSLLTPWLALALFLVGLGWNLCYVAGSTLLADMLAPAERSRTQGSVELIVNLTSASCNLSSGVILSQLGYATLAEIGALMALVPLLVLGLQWLLPAQRSRASRSNS; the protein is encoded by the coding sequence ATGCAGCCTAACACCTCGGCCGGCATAGCTCGGCGGCTGATCGCGGTTCTATTCGTTGCCCAGTGCCTTGGCTCGGCCGCGCTGATTGCTAATATCCAGGTCAACCCGATTATCGGCGCCAGGCTGGGCGGCAGCGACGCGTTTGCGGGCGTGGCCGGCACGCTGCTGCTGATCGGCGCGGCGATTTCTGCCCATGTTTCGGGCCGCTTCATGCAACGCTTTGGCCGCCGGCCGGGCCTGGCGCTCGGCTTTGGGATCGGCACCGGCGGTATGCTGCTCAGCGGCGCAGGTGTGGTGTATGGCAGCTTCGCGCTGTTCCTGCTCGGCGTAGCGATCATCGGCGCGGCGCGCGGCGCGGCCGACCAGAGCCGCTACGCAGCTGCCGATGCCATGCCGCCCGCGCAGCGCGCCCGCGCGATCAGCATGGTGGTGTTCGCCGGCACAATCGGTGCAATCGCCGGCCCGTGGCTGGCCAGCTCGCGCGGCAACCTGCTGGGCCGGCTCACCAGCATACCGCAGGCCGGCACCATGTGGGCCGGCGCGCTGCTGTTTGGCATCGCATGCGTGCTGATCATTACGCTGCTGCGGCCCGACCCGATCGCGCTGGCGCGGCGCCTGGCCGCGCCGGGCGAGGGTACACCTCAGCCCAACCTGCCGGCGCGGTCATTCGGCACAATCCTTCGGCAGCCGGCCGCCCAGCTGGCGCTGGCCGCCATGGTGATTGGCCAGGCCACCATGGTGCTGGTCATGTCGGTCACTTCGCTGCATATGGATCATAACCACCACGGCGGCGACGAGATTTCACTGGTGATCATGGCGCACACGATCGGCATGTACGGCCTCTCGCTCGTCAACGGCACGGTGATCGATCGGCTGGGGCGCAAGGTTGCGATCGGCATCGGCGTGCTTGCGCTCGTGTCGGGCAGCCTGATCGCGCCAATGTCGTTGCTCACACCCTGGCTGGCGCTGGCGCTGTTTCTGGTCGGCCTGGGCTGGAACCTGTGTTATGTGGCCGGATCGACGCTACTGGCCGACATGCTTGCACCGGCCGAGCGCAGCCGCACCCAGGGCAGCGTCGAGCTGATTGTCAACCTGACTTCGGCCAGCTGTAACCTGAGCAGCGGCGTCATCTTGAGCCAGCTGGGCTATGCTACGCTGGCCGAGATCGGCGCGCTGATGGCGCTCGTACCACTGCTCGTGCTTGGGCTGCAGTGGCTGCTGCCGGCCCAGCGCAGCCGGGCCTCGCGCTCGAACTCATGA
- a CDS encoding DinB family protein produces MSDELTHQIDALAAFPEQIKRRLHGLSDAALRFRPAPGAWSVIEVLGHIIDVDALWPGRTRQMLASENPTLTAIDPAWVVQRDYQHKQLAFLLLTLAEQRAQYVEFLRILRPAQLARTGIHPTRGPLTVAGGIAALLDHDHAHDAQIAANLAAYQQVAG; encoded by the coding sequence ATGAGCGACGAACTCACACACCAGATCGATGCGCTGGCCGCGTTCCCCGAGCAGATCAAGCGGCGGCTGCATGGGCTGAGTGATGCCGCGTTGCGTTTCCGCCCCGCGCCGGGAGCATGGTCGGTGATCGAGGTGCTGGGCCATATCATCGATGTTGATGCGCTGTGGCCCGGCCGCACCCGCCAGATGCTGGCCAGCGAAAACCCGACCCTGACTGCGATCGACCCGGCGTGGGTGGTGCAGCGCGACTATCAGCATAAGCAGCTCGCCTTCCTGCTGCTGACGCTGGCCGAGCAGCGCGCCCAGTATGTCGAGTTCCTGCGCATCCTGCGCCCGGCCCAGCTGGCGCGCACCGGCATCCATCCGACCCGCGGCCCCCTGACAGTGGCAGGCGGCATCGCGGCGCTGCTCGATCACGATCATGCGCACGACGCGCAGATTGCCGCGAATCTGGCAGCCTACCAGCAGGTAGCCGGCTAG
- a CDS encoding SH3 domain-containing protein — MGLFGKGDEMKKVGEDMAKLSEQIGELQKKLAAKTSEADGLRTQAAAAAGSSVALEDAQAEIEVLRNQLAEMKAQHDAPAATVLEGMSKLGAPAPVAEGLKSAAAAVGGLTAGAQAWVTRAGGLPLRLRSAPSLSGDILDRLEPGTQMTLLDGPQQADGHAWWHIRTSGGGEGWVAGEDLRTQAD; from the coding sequence ATGGGGCTATTCGGCAAAGGCGACGAGATGAAGAAGGTCGGCGAGGACATGGCCAAGCTTAGCGAGCAGATTGGCGAGCTCCAGAAAAAGCTGGCTGCGAAGACCTCGGAGGCCGACGGTTTACGCACGCAGGCGGCGGCGGCGGCCGGCAGCTCGGTTGCGCTCGAAGATGCGCAGGCCGAGATCGAGGTGCTACGCAACCAGCTTGCCGAGATGAAGGCACAGCACGATGCCCCGGCTGCGACTGTGCTCGAGGGCATGAGCAAGCTGGGCGCCCCGGCGCCCGTGGCCGAGGGGCTGAAGTCGGCTGCCGCCGCAGTTGGTGGCCTGACCGCCGGTGCGCAGGCCTGGGTGACGCGCGCGGGCGGGCTGCCGCTGCGGCTACGCTCGGCGCCTAGCCTGAGCGGCGACATCCTCGATCGGTTGGAGCCGGGCACGCAGATGACCCTGCTCGACGGGCCGCAGCAGGCCGATGGCCACGCCTGGTGGCACATCCGCACCAGCGGTGGCGGCGAAGGCTGGGTGGCCGGCGAAGACCTACGCACGCAGGCCGACTAA
- a CDS encoding homoserine dehydrogenase: MQRYRLILAGLGNVGRNFLGILQSQANLLRTEYGLEFVVVGVADSGGALSNPLGLDIAELLAAKQAKRSVASLPDGQPGMSGTDLARTLEAEIVLEATPVNLKDGQPGLGTVRAALERGISAVLANKGPLVLAYADLAEISDLAVQPVPTRRPALRFSACVGGAMPTINIGWRDLAGARIERIEAVLNGTTQGILRMMEAGTPYAEALAEMQRRGLAETDPTLDVDGWDAANKIIILANAVLLRPTTLADVEVQGITKLSTAELQAAAARGERIVLLCLAERSMGDFRFSVRPTALANTHPLARMGGDEMGIVYYTDIAGRLSVTSLERSPMPTAAAMLRDTIEIAQRNS, translated from the coding sequence ATCCAACGCTACCGCCTGATCCTGGCCGGCCTGGGCAATGTTGGCCGCAACTTCCTGGGCATCCTGCAATCACAGGCCAATCTGCTGCGCACCGAGTATGGCCTCGAGTTCGTAGTTGTTGGGGTGGCCGACTCGGGCGGCGCACTCAGCAACCCGTTAGGCCTCGACATCGCCGAACTGCTTGCGGCCAAGCAGGCCAAGCGCAGCGTGGCAAGCCTACCAGATGGGCAGCCCGGCATGTCGGGCACTGATCTGGCCCGCACGCTCGAGGCCGAGATCGTGCTCGAGGCCACCCCCGTGAACCTGAAGGATGGCCAGCCCGGCCTCGGCACCGTACGCGCTGCGCTCGAGCGCGGGATCTCGGCAGTGCTGGCGAACAAAGGCCCGCTCGTGCTGGCCTATGCCGACCTGGCCGAGATCTCCGATCTGGCGGTACAGCCCGTGCCCACACGCCGCCCGGCCCTGCGCTTTAGTGCCTGCGTCGGCGGCGCTATGCCCACGATCAACATCGGCTGGCGCGACCTGGCCGGCGCACGGATCGAGCGAATCGAGGCGGTGCTGAACGGCACGACCCAGGGCATCCTGCGGATGATGGAAGCCGGCACGCCCTACGCCGAGGCACTGGCCGAGATGCAGCGGCGCGGCCTGGCCGAAACCGACCCGACACTTGATGTCGATGGGTGGGATGCCGCCAACAAGATTATCATCCTGGCCAATGCCGTGCTGCTGCGCCCCACCACGCTCGCCGATGTCGAGGTGCAGGGCATTACCAAGCTGAGCACGGCCGAGCTACAGGCTGCTGCCGCGCGCGGCGAGCGCATCGTGCTGCTGTGCCTGGCCGAGCGCAGTATGGGCGATTTCCGCTTCAGCGTGCGCCCGACCGCGTTAGCGAACACCCACCCGCTGGCGCGCATGGGTGGTGACGAGATGGGCATTGTATACTACACCGACATCGCGGGCCGGCTCAGCGTCACCTCGCTCGAGCGCTCTCCTATGCCCACCGCCGCCGCGATGCTGCGCGACACAATCGAGATCGCACAGCGCAACAGCTAA
- a CDS encoding EamA family transporter, with protein MQRDTRTGYLLSISAALVWAITSPAIKYLLETHHVPALAIAFWRDALIALACLTVMALARPALLRVSLHDLRGLAIVGAISIGVYHALWVLSIVLNGAAVAVVMIYTFPIFVTLGAWLLFGERIGWPQVLALGCALLGCALLVRAYDPAVLRVSWLGTLVGLATGMTHAGYVLYSQHAVATKSPWTSLAYTMLFGALMLLILWLVSGALGLAPSGTTSNIVRAVGGTSAPWLVLLALALGPTLGGYALFTIALRYLPGRIASLVVMIEAPASVLLAVVLLGERLEWPQTMGIALILGATMLPRLLGAERPAQATRAPAEQLADA; from the coding sequence ATGCAGCGCGACACACGCACCGGCTACTTACTCTCCATCTCGGCCGCGCTGGTCTGGGCGATCACCAGCCCCGCGATCAAATACCTGCTCGAAACCCACCATGTGCCGGCGCTGGCAATCGCCTTCTGGCGCGATGCGCTGATTGCGCTGGCCTGCCTCACGGTAATGGCGCTGGCCCGGCCGGCACTGCTGCGCGTGAGCCTGCACGACCTGCGCGGCCTGGCGATCGTTGGCGCGATCTCGATCGGCGTGTACCACGCACTGTGGGTGCTCTCGATCGTGCTGAATGGCGCGGCCGTGGCCGTGGTGATGATCTATACCTTCCCGATATTCGTGACTCTAGGCGCATGGCTGCTGTTCGGCGAGCGCATCGGCTGGCCACAGGTGCTGGCGCTGGGCTGCGCACTGCTGGGCTGCGCACTGCTGGTGCGCGCCTACGATCCGGCCGTGCTGCGTGTGAGCTGGCTCGGTACGCTGGTGGGCCTGGCCACCGGCATGACCCACGCCGGCTATGTGCTGTACAGCCAGCACGCGGTCGCTACCAAAAGCCCCTGGACATCGCTGGCCTACACAATGCTGTTTGGCGCGCTGATGCTGCTGATACTCTGGCTGGTCAGCGGCGCGCTGGGCCTGGCTCCCAGCGGGACAACCAGCAACATTGTGCGCGCGGTCGGCGGCACTAGCGCGCCATGGCTGGTGCTGCTGGCGCTCGCGCTCGGCCCGACACTGGGCGGCTACGCGCTGTTCACGATCGCGCTGCGCTACCTGCCCGGCCGGATCGCCAGCCTGGTGGTGATGATCGAGGCACCGGCCTCGGTGCTGCTGGCAGTCGTGCTGCTGGGCGAGCGCCTCGAGTGGCCACAGACCATGGGCATTGCGCTGATCCTCGGCGCCACAATGCTGCCGCGCCTGCTGGGGGCCGAGCGCCCCGCTCAGGCCACACGCGCGCCGGCCGAGCAGCTCGCCGACGCCTGA
- a CDS encoding GyrI-like domain-containing protein, giving the protein MSSIDWKRDLKQLYNPSPRAATIVEVPELAFLMLDGTGNPNGPAFAEAVETLYSVAYTLKFMLKKGPLAIDFAVMPLEGLWWSDDMASFTALNKDDWKWTAMIAQPPAVSAELYQAALAQAAKKKALPALARLRFECFSEGPAAQIMHMGPFATEAPTIMQLHQFIAEQGYALRGKHHEIYLSDLRRTAPAKLKTVIRQPIAPAGA; this is encoded by the coding sequence ATGAGTAGCATCGACTGGAAACGTGATCTCAAGCAGCTCTACAACCCATCGCCGCGCGCGGCCACAATTGTCGAAGTGCCCGAGCTGGCATTTCTCATGCTCGACGGCACAGGCAACCCGAATGGGCCGGCGTTCGCCGAGGCGGTCGAGACGCTCTATAGCGTCGCGTATACGCTCAAGTTCATGCTCAAGAAAGGCCCGCTGGCTATCGACTTCGCGGTGATGCCGCTCGAGGGGCTGTGGTGGTCGGACGACATGGCCAGCTTCACGGCCCTCAACAAAGACGACTGGAAGTGGACTGCCATGATCGCGCAGCCGCCGGCCGTGAGCGCCGAGCTCTACCAGGCGGCGCTGGCGCAAGCGGCGAAAAAGAAGGCCTTGCCGGCACTGGCCAGGTTGCGCTTCGAATGCTTCAGCGAGGGGCCGGCCGCCCAGATCATGCACATGGGCCCCTTCGCCACCGAGGCCCCCACGATCATGCAGCTACACCAATTTATCGCCGAGCAGGGCTACGCGCTGCGCGGCAAACATCACGAGATCTACCTGAGCGACCTGCGACGCACGGCACCCGCCAAACTGAAGACGGTGATCCGCCAGCCGATCGCGCCGGCTGGCGCGTAA